The following proteins are encoded in a genomic region of Coffea eugenioides isolate CCC68of chromosome 6, Ceug_1.0, whole genome shotgun sequence:
- the LOC113775601 gene encoding VAMP-like protein YKT61: protein MKITALLVLKVGPDESKDPVILANATDVSSFGFFQKSSVREFIVFVGRTVAKRTPPGQRQSVQHEEYKVHAYNRNGLCALGFMDDHYPVRSSFSLLNQVLDEYQKNFGDAWRAAQADNTQSWPYLDGALSKFQDPAEADKLLKIQRELDETKIILHKTIDSVLERGEKLDSLVEKSSDLSAASQMFYKQAKKTNQCCTML from the exons ATGAAGATCACGGCGCTGTTGGTGCTGAAGGTCGGACCGGACGAGTCGAAGGATCCGGTGATATTAGCCAACGCAACTGACGTCAGCAGTTTCGGATTCTTCCAGAAATCCAGCGTCAGAGAATTCATCGTCTTCGTCGGTCGGACCGTCGCCAAACGGACGCCTCCTGGCCAACGTCAATCCGTCCAGCACGAAG AGTACAAGGTGCATGCATACAATCGAAATGGCTTATGCGCACTGGGTTTTATGGATGATCATTATCCTGTCCGAAGTTCCTTTTCACTGCTAAACCAG GTCTTGGATGAGTATCAGAAAAATTTTGGTGATGCATGGAGAGCGGCGCAAGCTGATAACACTCAATCATGGCCTTATCTTGATGGAGCTTTGTCCAAATTCCAG GATCCTGCCGAGGCTGACAAATTGTTGAAAATTCAGAGGGAGCTGGATGAGACAAAAATTATCCTT CACAAAACTATTGACAGTGTCCTAGAACGTGGTGAGAAGCTGGATAGTTTGGTTGAGAAGAGCTCAGATCTCAGTGCAGCTTCACAG ATGTTCTACAAGCAGGCAAAGAAAACTAATCAGTGCTGTACGATGTTGTAA
- the LOC113773238 gene encoding lysosomal Pro-X carboxypeptidase gives MASSSFFLWLLLFAVALAAVESIPVFVPGAYKSSLLKKQVKSAKPEIPYEAHYFPQVLDHFTFRPRSYKIFYQKYLMNSQYWHEGAPIFVYTGNEGDIEWFAANTGFMLDIAPKFRALLVFIEHRFYGESLPFHKKDLNSAKTLGYLSSQQALADYAVLIRSLKRNLSSEASPVVVFGGSYGGMLAAWFRLKYPHVAIGALASSAPILQFDDITPWSSFYDAVSQDFKEASLNCYEVIKGAWTELDAFGKRKDGLEKLSKMFRACKKLSSVDYARNWLWSAFTYTAMVNYPMEANFMKHLPAYPVEEMCKIIDGHSPRATKLSRAVAAASLYYNYSKTEKCFKLEDEDNDHGLQGWNWQACTEMVMPMTCSNGSMFPPSPYSYKEFADDCSRQFGVWPREHWITTEFGGMRINLVLKRFGSNIIFSNGMQDPWSRGGVLKNISSSIVALVTEKGAHHVDFRSATNKDPEWLIDQRRQEVEIIQKWLQEYYADSKQD, from the exons ATGGCTTCATCTTCATTCTTTTTGTGGCTACTTTTATTTGCTGTTGCATTAGCCGCAGTAGAGTCAATCCCTGTTTTTGTACCTGGGGCATACAAATCTTCTCTTCTGAAGAAACAAGTCAAGAGTGCAAAACCAGAGATACCATACGAAGCCCACTATTTCCCTCAGGTTCTTGACCACTTCACTTTCCGACCCAGGAGCTACAAAATCTTCTACCAGAAGTATCTTATGAACAGCCAGTACTGGCACGAAGGAGCGCCCATCTTTGTTTATACGGGAAATGAAGGAGATATTGAATGGTTTGCAGCAAATACTGGTTTCATGCTGGATATTGCTCCAAAGTTTCGAGCTCTCCTCGTCTTTATTGAA CATAGGTTTTATGGGGAATCTTTGCCCTTTCACAAGAAAGATCTCAACTCTGCAAAGACATTAGGGTACTTGAGTTCACAGCAAGCACTGGCCGATTATGCAGTTCTGATAAGGAGTTTGAAGAGGAATCTGTCTTCAGAGGCATCTCCTGTTGTGGTCTTTGGCGGATCCTATGGAGGAA TGCTGGCTGCTTGGTTTAGACTTAAATACCCACACGTTGCTATTGGAGCTTTGGCATCTTCAGCCCCTATATTGCAGTTTGATGACATAACTCCTTGGTCTAGCTTCTATGATGCTGTTTCCCAGGATTTCAAG GAGGCTAGCTTAAACTGCTATGAGGTTATAAAAGGTGCTTGGACAGAATTGGATGCTTTTGGTAAAAGAAAAGACGGACTGGAAAAGCTCAGCAAGATGTTCAGAGCTTGCAA GAAGTTGAGTTCAGTAGATTATGCTCGGAACTGGTTATGGTCAGCTTTTACGTACACAGCAATGGTGAATTATCCGATGGAAGCCAATTTCATGAAGCACTTGCCTGCCTATCCTGTGGAGGAG ATGTGCAAGATTATTGATGGACATTCCCCTAGAGCAACAAAGCTTAGCAGGGCTGTTGCAGCAGCAAGTTTGTATTACAACTACTCCAAGACAGAAAAATGCTTCAAGTTGGAAGACGAGGATAATGATCATGGCCTGCAAGGCTGGAATTGGCAG GCATGTACAGAAATGGTTATGCCAATGACATGCTCCAATGGAAGCATGTTTCCCCCATCTCCCTACAGCTACAAGGAGTTTGCTGATGATTGCAGCAGACAATTTGGAGTATGGCCTCGGGAACATTGGATCACTACTGAATTCGGTGGCATG AGGATTAACCTGgtgctgaaaagatttggcagTAATATCATATTTTCCAATGGGATGCAAGATCCATGGAGCAGAGGCGG CGTGCTGAAGAACATATCATCCAGCATTGTGGCATTAGTAACTGAGAAAG GAGCACACCATGTTGATTTTAGGTCTGCAACAAACAAAGATCCAGAGTGGCTCATCGACCAAAGGAGGCAAGAAGTGGAGATTATCCAAAAGTGGTTACAGGAGTATTATGCAGACAGCAAGCAAGACTAG
- the LOC113773223 gene encoding temperature-induced lipocalin-1-like, which yields MAPKKEMEVVKGLDVERYMGRWYEIASFPSFFQPKNGVDTRATYTLNSDGTIHVLNETWSDGKRDSIEGTAYKADPKSDEAKLKVKFYVPPFLPIIPVTGDYWVLYIDDDYQYALIGQPSRKYLWILSRKTHLEDEIYNQLVQKAAEEGYDVSKLHKTPQHDPPPESDGASTDNKGIWWIKSLFGK from the exons atggcaccAAAGAAAGAGATGGAAGTGGTAAAAGGCCTGGACGTGGAGAGGTATATGGGTAGATGGTATGAAATTGCTTCATTTCCTTCGTTCTTCCAACCAAAAAATGGGGTTGACACAAGGGCCACCTACACTTTGAACTCTGATGGAACTATCCATGTTCTGAATGAAACCTGGTCTGATGGCAAAAGGGATTCTATTGAAGGCACTGCCTATAAGGCTGACCCCAAAAGTGATGAGGCAAAGCTCAAAGTCAAGTTCTATGTCCCCCCCTTCTTGCCTATCATTCCTGTTACTGGGGATTACTGGGTTTTGTATATTGATGATGATTACCAGTATGCCTTGATTGGCCAGCCTAGTAGGAAGTATCTTTGG ATACTGAGCAGGAAAACCCACTTGGAGGATGAGATCTACAACCAGCTTGTTCAAAAGGCTGCTGAGGAAGGCTATGATGTTAGTAAGCTGCACAAGACACCACAGCATGACCCTCCTCCAGAGAGTGATGGTGCTTCCACCGATAACAAAGGGATTTGGTGGATCAAATCTTTATTTGGGAAGTAG